AGATTTTATGGCTTATCTGCCTTTTAAGAATTTATAGATGAATACCGATAAAACCTGTAAATGGTATAATTCTTGTCCGATAAAATATTTTACTGACGCTGGAAAATTAGAGCCATATTGGGTAGAAAATTATTGTCTGAAGGGTAATAAAAATTGTATTCGT
The sequence above is a segment of the Candidatus Cloacimonadota bacterium genome. Coding sequences within it:
- a CDS encoding uracil-DNA glycosylase produces the protein MNTDKTCKWYNSCPIKYFTDAGKLEPYWVENYCLKGNKNCIRYQMEERGEFHPDNMLPNGTIRDDLI